In a genomic window of Gouania willdenowi chromosome 11, fGouWil2.1, whole genome shotgun sequence:
- the crtap gene encoding cartilage-associated protein, with protein MASSTTSKLLCVFLVYLSASVVDSQYEKYSFRSFPGNELMPLESAYRYALDQYTGEKWKETVEYMEVSLRLYRLLRDSEAFCNLNCSSVRLEDEERFQEFPELRAFGNVMKRAQCLKRCKQGLPAFRQSLPSTDTMDEFDRREPYKYLQYAYFKSNNLAKAVSAAHTFLLKHPNDEMMQKNMAYYKSLPGAEEHFKDLETKSYETLFVRAVRAYNGDNFRTSVSDMELALRDFFKIYDECLAASEGPRDIRDFKDFYPSIADHYIEVLQKKVRCESDLTPVVGGFVVEKFVATMYHYLQFAYYKLNDLKNAVPCAVSYMLFDPSDEVMKNNVAYYQFHKDQWELTEEDFLPRWEAVRYYNQTSMQLQMLEFSKQNLMSDDEGEVVEFIDEFLDEKEKPVLDTVQKP; from the exons ATGGCTTCCTCCACTACTTCCAAACTTCTCTGTGTGTTCCTAGTATATCTTTCTGCCTCTGTGGTGGACTCCCAGTATGAGAAGTACAGCTTCAGGAGTTTCCCCGGGAATGAGCTGATGCCCCTGGAGTCCGCCTACCGGTACGCGCTGGATCAGTACACCGGGGAGAAGTGGAAGGAGACGGTGGAGTACATGGAGGTGTCCCTGCGGCTCTACCGCCTGCTGCGGGACAGCGAGGCCTTCTGCAACCTCAACTGCAGCTCCGTGCGCCTGGAGGACGAGGAACGCTTCCAGGAGTTCCCGGAGCTGAGGGCCTTTGGGAACGTGATGAAGAGAGCGCAGTGTCTGAAGAGATGCAAGCAGGGACTGCCTGCCTTCAGACAGAGTCTACCCAGCACCGACACCATGGACGAGTTCGACCGCAGAGAGCCCTACAAATACCTGCAGTATGCATACTTTAAA TCGAACAACCTGGCCAAGGCCGTGTCTGCTGCTCACACCTTCCTTCTGAAACACCCGAATGATGAGATGATGCAAAAAAACATGGCATACTACAAAAGTCTGCCCGGAGCTGAAGAACACTTTAAAGACCTGGAAACCAAGTCCTACGAG ACCTTGTTTGTGCGTGCGGTGCGGGCGTACAACGGAGATAACTTCCGCACCTCGGTGTCAGACATGGAGCTGGCATTGAGAGACTTTTTTAAGATCTACGATGAGTGTCTGGCTGCGTCCGAGGGTCCGAGGGACATCCGGGATTTTAAAGACTTCTATCCCTCCATTGCAG ATCACTACATCGAAGTCCTGCAGAAGAAGGTGAGATGTGAGAGCGACCTCACGCCTGTTGTCGGGGGATTCGTCGTGGAGAAGTTTGTGGCCACTATGTATCACTACCTGCAGTTTGCTTATTACAAAT TGAATGACCTGAAGAACGCAGTGCCTTGTGCAGTCAGTTACATGTTGTTTGACCCCAGTGATGAAGTCATGAAGAACAATGTGGCTTATTACCAGTTCCACAAAGACCAGTGGGAGCTCACAGAGGAGGATTTCCTTCCACGATGG gagGCAGTGCGGTACTACAACCAGACCAGCATGCAGTTACAGATGCTGGAGTTTTCCAAGCAAAATCTGATGAGCGATGATGAG ggCGAGGTGGTGGAGTTTATAGATGAGTTTTTAGAtgagaaggaaaaaccagtgcTGGATACTGTACAGAAACCCTGA
- the fkbp9 gene encoding peptidyl-prolyl cis-trans isomerase FKBP9, with the protein MKCVQGMLYLSVLVTFAACNAPPVPLDDILIEKTSVPDKCVRAVKEGDYVRYHYIGTFPDGTKFDSSYDRGSSYNVFVGKKQLIEGMDKALVGMCVNERRLVKVPPHLAYGKKGYGTIIPPDSILHFDVLLLDVWNPEDGVQINTYHTPSVCDRKVEVSDYVRYHYNGTLLDGTLFDSSHTRLRTYDTYVGIGWLIAGMDQGLLGMCVGERRIITLPPSLGYGENGDGSDIPGQASLVFDVVLLDLHNPKDQITVTNQQVPESCTRKTIAGDFVRYHYNGSLLDGTFFDSSYSRNRTYDTYVGQGYVIAGMDEGLLGVCVGERRTITIPPHLAYGEEGTGSTIPGSAVLVFDVHIIDFHNPSDNTKVTVTFKPEECDKQTKKGDFVKYHYNASLMDGTHIDSTFDYGKTYNIVLGANQVVPGMEDGLMEMCVGEKRHLVIPPHLGYGERGVTGEVPGSAVLLFDIELVDVEEGLPEGYMFIWNEDVSPDLFAVIDKDQNQALEPSEFTDYIMQQVNEGKGRLAPGFDPYRIIDNMFTNQDRNGDGKITEAEFKLKADEAAAHDEL; encoded by the exons ATGAAGTGCGTGCAGGGCATGCTGTATCTTTCCGTGTTGGTGACGTTCGCCGCGTGTAACGCTCCTCCGGTCCCGTTAGACGACATCCTCATAGAGAAAACTTCCGTCCCCGACAAATGCGTGCGCGCAGTCAAAGAGGGAGACTACGTCAGGTATCACTACATCGGCACGTTTCCTGATGGCACCAAGTTTGATTCCAG TTACGACCGGGGAAGCTCCTACAACGTGTTTGTAGGTAAGAAGCAGCTGATTGAAGGGATGGACAAAGCTCTGGTGGGGATGTGTGTGAACGAGAGACGACTGGTGAAGGTCCCGCCTCACCTCGCCTACGGAAAGAAAGGATACG GTACCATCATCCCCCCTGACTCCATCCTCCACTTTGACGTTCTGCTGCTGGACGTGTGGAACCCCGAGGACGGCGTTCAGATCAACACATATCACACTCCCTCTGTCTGCGACAGAAAGGTGGAGGTGTCCGACTACGTGCGCTACCACTATAACGGCACCCTGCTCGATGGCACCCTCTTTGATTCTAG CCACACGCGCCTGCGCACCTATGACACATACGTTGGTATTGGGTGGCTGATTGCCGGTATGGATCAGGGtcttcttggaatgtgcgtagGAGAGAGACGCATCATCACGTTGCCTCCATCGCTCGGTTATGGTGAAAATGGAGATG GTAGTGACATCCCAGGACAGGCATCCCTAGTGTTTGATGTAGTTCTGTTGGACCTTCATAACCCCAAAGATCAGATCACAGTCACTAACCAACAGGTGCCCGAGTCGTGCACCAGGAAAACCATCGCTGGGGACTTTGTACGTTACCACTACAATGGCAGCCTCCTCGATGGAACGTTTTTTGACTCCAG CTACTCCCGTAATCGCACTTACGACACTTACGTGGGTCAAGGCTATGTGATCGCTGGCATGGATGAAGGCCTCCTTGGCGTCTGCGTGGGAGAGAGACGCACTATCACCATACCCCCACATCTGGCCTATGGAGAAGAAggcacag GCTCTACAATCCCCGGTTCTGCCGTGCTGGTGTTTGACGTTCATATCATCGACTTCCACAACCCATCAGACAACACAAAGGTCACTGTTACCTTCAAACCAGAAGAATGtgataaacaaacaaagaaggGAGACTTTGTTAAATACCACTACAACGCTTCTCTCATGGATGGCACGCACATCGATTCCAC GTTTGACTACGGAAAGACTTACAATATCGTGCTCGGAGCAAACCAAGTAGTCCCGGGAATGGAGGATGGACTgatggaaatgtgtgtgggaGAGAAAAGACACCTCGTCATTCCTCCTCATCTGGGATACGGGGAGAGAGGAGTCA CTGGTGAAGTCCCAGGCAGTGCTGTGCTGTTGTTTGATATTGAGCTGGTGGACGTAGAGGAAGGACTTCCTGAGGGGTACATGTTTATCTGGAACGAGGATGTGTCACCGGACCTTTTTGCTGTAATTGACAAGGACCAAAACCAGGCGCTGGAGCCCTCTGAG TTTACAGACTACATCATGCAGCAGGTGAATGAGGGCAAAGGTCGTTTGGCCCCCGGATTTGATCCCTATCGAATTATTGATAACATGTTCACCAACCAGGACCGCAATGGAGATGGAAAGATAACAGAGGCTGAGTTTAAACTTAAAGCAGATGAGGCAGCAGCACATGACGAGCTATGA